The DNA window ACCGGATTCGGGAACGATTGGCCGAACGCTTCGACCGTCAGTCGCGGGTCATCGACCCGATAATACAGTTCCAGCAATCGCTCGACAGGCGTTCCCTGTACCGTTTTCAACAGCGTGTGTCCCGTCCCGTGGGCACGTTCCGTCGGCAATTGAAATAAAAGCGGTCTAACGACGTCGTATCCCTTCATCGTTCTGAGAATCGTCTGCGGTTTGGCCGCAGCGACTAAAATTCGTGCTCGACCTCGTCTTTGTCCGCCTTCTGGATGATAATTTTGTCTTCCCGAACTCGTACGAAGACTTCGTCACCGATTTCCATGCCGGCGACGGCGAGTTCGTCTTCGTGTAGGTTGACGTGGACGTTGTGGTACTCCCCGTCTTCGTCTTTCGCGCCACTCGGGCTGAGCTTCTTTTTCCGTACCATCGCGGTATCTTATGCAGTCCTTCACCGTAGGATGTACTTAAGTGTTTTCTACCGTACTGTTCCGCTCCGCTTTCCTTAGAAATGCCCTATGATCCGAGACCACTTACCTTGCTCGGCCTGTTTTCGACGGCAAAACCACGACACGGCGTAACTCTCGTATTTATGTCTATCGGCGAAAACCGCTCATATCGGCGATATATTTATAATGGCCCCTGTGCTGGGTTGGCATGGAGGAGAAAACCATGGTACGAGACGATGGTAAGCGAAACTTTGCACTGCGCCAATCGGACGGAGATGAATCGAGTGTCTTTTCGGGCAACACCCCACGACAGGCCGCGCTCAAAGCGGCGCGTCGACTCGACCCGGGTAGTTCCGAAGATGCTGCGGACAGAATCGAACTTCGACTTCGG is part of the Haladaptatus paucihalophilus DX253 genome and encodes:
- a CDS encoding non-histone chromosomal MC1 family protein; the protein is MVRDDGKRNFALRQSDGDESSVFSGNTPRQAALKAARRLDPGSSEDAADRIELRLREKGTDKVHIYEGWAWHEEAPDDKPDWMPNEITEANVSKQGIEHLDE